The Amycolatopsis mongoliensis genome includes a window with the following:
- a CDS encoding type I polyketide synthase — protein sequence MTSDNEKKLLDYLKKVTTDLRAANQRLREVEDRDAEPVAVIGMGCRFPGGVRTPEQLWQLLAAGGDGMAGFPTDRGWPAALYSGDAEQAGTSYVREGGFVYDAAEFDPGFFGMSPREALATDPQQRLLLETAWETIERAGIDPLSLRGTKAGVFVGGTSTGYGSGLTALPDGVEGHLLTGNSTAVISGRVAYQLGLKGPAVTVDTACSSSLVALHWAAQALRRGECSLALVGGVTVMSTPGMFLEFSRQRGLAPDGRCKPFAAAADGTGWSEGVGLVLVEKLSDALANGHPVLAVVRGSAINSDGASNGLTAPNGPAQQQAIRAALASGGLTPSEVDAVEAHGTGTTLGDPIEAHALLATYGQDRERPLWLGSVKSNIGHTQAAAGVAGVLKMVLAMQHGVLPRTVHVDEPSPHIDWSAGSVELLTENVDWPAGETPRRAGVSSFGISGTNAHVILESYDVPPAERTLPAAGPVPLALSARSGEALREQAARLRDHLLGQPDRPLADTALSLATARSVFEHRAVVLAADVSEAVTALDSLAAGEPAPSLVEGVAPGKAGKTAFLFSGQGSQRIGMGAGLRRAFPVFAEAFDAVCAGFDFPLAEAISSDSLHDTGYTQPALFAVEVALFRLLESWGVKPDFLAGHSVGELAAAHVAGILSLADACKLVAARARLMAALPAGGAMVAVQATEAEVTPLLSERVNLAAVNAADSVVLSGDEDAVLAAAAELASRRRKTKRLAVSHAFHSVLMEPMLAEFREVVSGLTFSAPKIPIVTGGPAELTDPEYWVRHVREPVRFADRVAALEARGVARFVEVGPDGTLTGMAGVPVVVMLRATRDERESALSALAELHVRGGAPDWTALLDGARRVELPTYAFQRERFWLTSPESAAPVGDTGADTFWSAVERQDLDALTATLDVPSETPLRDVLPALASWRRRHHDESTVDNWRYRIGWRPVTGTTATRLSGRWVVLAREGAEDVVAGLRDRGADVVELTGADLLASLPEPAGILSLLAVDETLALVQALGALGWSAPLWCATRGAVSTGRSDPLDHPEQAQVWGLGRSAAVELPRRWGGLIDLPGHLDDRGLDRLCGVLADGAEDEVAIRPSGVFARRLTRAPLSGDCPRWTVTGTVLITGGTGALGGHLARWAVERGASRVVLASRRGPAGAEPAAPEITVVACDCTDRDAVTALVDSLPDLSVVVHAAGVLDDGVLDGLTPEKLDRVLRAKATSARVLHEATAGRELSAFVLFSSLAGTVGSAGQANYAAANAYLDALAAYRRSRGLPATSLAWGPWADAGMAADEAVRDRLRRGGLAPLDPDLALSALDRALGAGDVAVALADVDWPVYGPALTAVRPSRLLTELPEAAGEAPPVALSGLSEEDMLTLVRRQVAAVLGYTEAVAADKSFADLGFDSLTAVELRNRLGLATGTELPATLIYDYPTAAHLARHLAGTPSEAPVAERAAVSTEDPIVVVAMGCRFPGGVRTPEDLWDLLVSGGDAVSGFPADRHWDVAGLAAAGVAAAGGAFVEGVTEFDPAFFGISPREALAMDPQQRLVLETAWETLERAGVDPAGGPDVGVFLGTNGQDYPAVLAGSGEDFGGFVGTGNAASVVSGRVSYVLGLGGPAVTVDTACSASLVALHLAAQSVRSGECAMALAGGVTVMATPGAFVEFSRQGGLAADGRCKAFADEADGTGWGEGAGVVLVERLSDARRLGHPVLAVLRGSAMNQDGASNGLTAPNGPSQQRVIRAALANAGLEPSDVDAVEAHGTGTALGDPIEAQALLATYGRDRSQPLWLGSLKSNIGHTQAAAGIAGVIKMVLALEHGVLPKTLHADRPSRHVDWASGAVALLTETRPWPLSERPRRAGVSSFGFSGTNAHVILEEPPAEDVVSEKQGSNPVSHSRPAAAECVVWPLSGRSEAVLRAQARRLAEFVEASDVAPADVARSLAARAVFAHRAVVTGPDLLAGLTAVASGAKHPGVVTGHVGDGATGLLFAGQGSQRVGMGAGLYARFPVFADAFDAVCAVLDPELDRPLREVVFGDASALDRTGYTQPALFGIEVALFRLLESWGVQPDYLAGHSIGELAAAHVAGVFSLADAGKLVAARAGLMQALPGGGAMLAVQAAERDVLAVAAGRADLAAVNGPLATVLSGDAAAVAEIAAELTARGVKSRDLRVSHAFHSAHMDAMLEEFAEVARGIGYAGPRIPVVSTVSADADFTDPEYWVRQVREPVRFADAVSRLREAGVTRLVELGPDGTLSALAEGSVPMLRKDRPEPATALLALASLHVSGPAVDWAPLSPGVRQVALPTYPFERQVFWPEPLVPVTSPADSKQYRVSWRLLADRPRAALTGRWLVVVPAGCADEPLVKAVFPALAEAGAEPVPVTLGEPDRDAVAAELLGLGPVDGVLSLLGLAGHATPGQPSVPLGLALTTTLLQSLGDAGVGAPLWSVTTGAVAVEAETPAHPLSAGIWGLGRAAALEHPDRWGGLADLPAEPGEPELTRLVAALAGADGEDQLAIRPAGTFARRLVRAPIEAPAEPWIPAGPVLVTGGTGALGAEVARWLARTGAPHVVLAGRRGPAAPGAAELEAELSALGAKVTIAACDFADRAATAELLDSLPDLDAVVHAAGVLDDGVLDSLTPQRLATVLRSKVDSAIHLDELTRNRDLSAFVLFSSLAATLGAAGQGNYVAANAVLDALAEHRAGLGLPATSIAWGPWAGAGMAAGNSARSERGGIRPLTPELATAALHKALSGSEPAVAVADVDWAVFATTVRTARLLDDLPEARRALEIAVKPEQDFRAKLDALTGPERERALLDLVRAEVAAVLGYASPSTVDPGLAFKELGLDSLTAVELRNGLAAVTGLPLPATLGFDYANPAALAQYLGRELGPADPAAAAEAELDRIEAAFAGLTAEQLAGTRITTRLQALLSRLGTGPAESTRQKLETASSTEIFDFIDNELGLA from the coding sequence GTGACCTCCGACAACGAGAAGAAGCTGCTCGACTACCTCAAGAAGGTCACCACCGACCTGAGGGCGGCGAACCAGCGGTTGCGCGAGGTCGAGGACCGGGACGCCGAGCCCGTCGCGGTGATCGGGATGGGCTGCCGGTTCCCCGGCGGCGTGCGCACCCCCGAGCAGCTGTGGCAACTGCTGGCCGCCGGCGGCGACGGCATGGCGGGCTTCCCGACCGACCGCGGCTGGCCCGCGGCGCTGTACTCGGGTGACGCCGAGCAGGCCGGCACCAGCTACGTCCGCGAGGGCGGGTTCGTCTACGACGCGGCGGAGTTCGACCCCGGCTTCTTCGGGATGAGCCCGCGCGAGGCGCTGGCCACCGACCCGCAGCAGCGGCTGCTGCTCGAAACGGCGTGGGAGACGATCGAACGCGCCGGCATCGACCCGCTGTCGTTGCGCGGCACGAAGGCGGGCGTCTTCGTCGGCGGCACGTCCACCGGCTACGGCTCCGGCCTGACCGCGCTGCCCGACGGCGTCGAAGGGCACCTGCTCACCGGCAACTCCACCGCGGTGATCTCCGGCCGGGTCGCCTACCAGCTCGGGCTCAAGGGCCCGGCGGTCACCGTGGACACCGCGTGCTCGTCGTCGCTGGTCGCGCTGCACTGGGCGGCCCAGGCGCTGCGGCGCGGCGAGTGCTCGCTGGCGCTCGTCGGCGGCGTGACGGTGATGTCGACCCCCGGCATGTTCCTCGAGTTCAGCCGCCAGCGCGGGCTCGCGCCCGACGGGCGGTGCAAGCCCTTCGCGGCCGCGGCCGACGGCACCGGCTGGTCCGAGGGCGTCGGTCTCGTGCTGGTCGAGAAGCTGTCCGACGCCCTCGCCAACGGGCACCCCGTGCTGGCGGTGGTCCGCGGGTCCGCGATCAACTCCGACGGCGCGTCGAACGGCCTGACCGCGCCCAACGGCCCGGCCCAGCAGCAGGCCATCCGGGCCGCGCTGGCGAGCGGCGGGCTCACTCCGTCCGAGGTGGACGCCGTCGAGGCGCACGGCACCGGCACCACGCTCGGTGACCCGATCGAGGCGCACGCGCTGCTGGCGACCTACGGCCAGGACCGCGAGCGGCCGCTCTGGCTCGGCTCGGTGAAGTCGAACATCGGGCACACCCAGGCCGCGGCGGGCGTCGCCGGGGTGCTCAAGATGGTGCTGGCGATGCAGCACGGCGTGCTGCCGCGCACGGTGCACGTCGACGAGCCCTCGCCGCACATCGACTGGTCGGCCGGGTCCGTCGAGCTGCTCACCGAGAACGTCGACTGGCCCGCGGGGGAGACTCCGCGCCGCGCCGGCGTGTCCTCCTTCGGCATCAGCGGGACCAACGCCCACGTGATCCTGGAGAGCTACGACGTGCCGCCCGCCGAGCGGACTCTCCCCGCCGCCGGGCCGGTGCCCCTGGCGTTGTCCGCGCGGTCCGGCGAAGCCCTGCGTGAGCAGGCCGCCCGGCTGCGCGACCACCTGCTCGGGCAGCCGGACCGGCCGCTCGCCGACACCGCGCTGTCCCTGGCCACCGCACGCTCGGTGTTCGAGCACCGGGCCGTCGTGCTCGCCGCCGACGTCTCCGAAGCGGTGACGGCGCTGGACTCGCTGGCGGCCGGTGAACCCGCACCGTCCCTGGTGGAGGGGGTCGCCCCGGGCAAGGCCGGCAAGACCGCGTTCCTCTTTTCCGGCCAGGGTTCCCAGCGGATCGGCATGGGCGCGGGGTTGCGTCGCGCGTTCCCGGTGTTCGCCGAAGCCTTCGACGCGGTGTGCGCCGGCTTCGACTTTCCGCTGGCCGAAGCGATCTCAAGCGATTCCCTGCACGACACGGGCTACACGCAGCCCGCGCTGTTCGCCGTCGAGGTGGCGTTGTTCCGGCTGCTGGAGTCCTGGGGCGTGAAGCCGGACTTCCTGGCCGGGCACTCCGTCGGCGAACTGGCCGCGGCGCACGTCGCCGGGATTCTCTCGCTGGCCGACGCCTGCAAGCTGGTCGCCGCGCGGGCCCGGCTGATGGCGGCCCTCCCGGCCGGCGGGGCGATGGTCGCCGTGCAGGCGACCGAAGCCGAGGTCACGCCGCTGCTGAGCGAGCGGGTGAACCTGGCCGCCGTCAACGCGGCCGACTCGGTCGTGCTGTCCGGTGACGAGGACGCGGTGCTCGCGGCGGCGGCCGAACTGGCGTCACGCAGGCGCAAGACCAAGCGGCTCGCCGTGTCGCACGCCTTCCACTCGGTCCTGATGGAGCCGATGCTGGCCGAGTTCCGCGAGGTCGTGTCCGGGCTGACCTTCTCGGCGCCGAAGATCCCGATCGTCACCGGCGGTCCCGCCGAGCTGACCGACCCGGAGTACTGGGTGCGCCACGTGCGCGAGCCGGTCCGGTTCGCCGATCGCGTGGCAGCCCTGGAGGCTCGGGGTGTCGCGCGGTTCGTCGAGGTCGGCCCGGACGGGACGCTCACCGGGATGGCCGGCGTGCCCGTCGTGGTGATGCTGCGTGCGACGCGCGACGAGCGGGAGTCGGCGCTGTCCGCGCTGGCCGAGCTGCACGTCCGCGGCGGCGCACCCGACTGGACCGCGCTGCTCGACGGCGCCCGCCGCGTCGAGCTGCCGACGTACGCCTTCCAGCGCGAGCGGTTCTGGCTGACCTCACCGGAGTCCGCGGCCCCGGTGGGGGACACCGGCGCGGACACGTTCTGGTCGGCGGTCGAACGGCAGGACCTCGACGCGCTGACCGCCACCCTGGACGTGCCGTCGGAGACGCCGTTGCGGGACGTCCTGCCCGCGCTGGCGTCCTGGCGCCGCCGTCACCACGACGAGTCCACAGTGGACAATTGGCGGTACCGGATCGGCTGGCGCCCGGTCACCGGGACGACCGCGACCCGGCTGTCCGGCCGCTGGGTCGTGCTGGCCCGGGAAGGCGCCGAGGACGTCGTCGCGGGCCTGCGTGACCGCGGCGCGGACGTCGTGGAGCTGACCGGCGCCGACCTGCTCGCCTCGCTGCCCGAGCCCGCCGGGATCCTTTCCCTGCTGGCCGTGGACGAGACGCTCGCGCTGGTGCAGGCCCTCGGCGCGCTCGGCTGGTCCGCGCCGCTGTGGTGCGCGACCCGGGGCGCGGTCTCGACCGGCCGGTCCGACCCCCTCGACCACCCGGAGCAGGCGCAGGTGTGGGGTCTGGGCCGATCCGCCGCGGTGGAACTTCCCCGCCGGTGGGGCGGCCTGATCGACCTGCCCGGGCACCTCGACGACCGTGGCCTCGACCGGCTGTGCGGTGTGCTCGCCGACGGCGCCGAGGACGAGGTCGCCATCCGGCCCTCCGGCGTCTTCGCCCGGCGGCTGACCCGGGCACCGCTGTCCGGCGACTGTCCCCGGTGGACGGTCACGGGAACCGTGCTGATCACCGGTGGTACCGGTGCGCTCGGTGGCCACCTGGCCCGCTGGGCGGTCGAGCGCGGGGCCTCGCGGGTGGTGCTGGCGAGCCGTCGCGGCCCGGCCGGGGCCGAACCGGCCGCGCCCGAGATCACCGTCGTGGCCTGCGACTGCACCGACCGGGACGCCGTCACCGCGCTGGTGGACTCCCTGCCGGACCTGAGTGTCGTCGTGCACGCGGCCGGCGTCCTCGACGACGGCGTGCTCGACGGCCTCACCCCCGAAAAGCTCGATCGCGTGCTGCGCGCCAAGGCGACCTCCGCCCGGGTGCTGCACGAGGCCACCGCCGGCCGCGAACTCTCGGCGTTCGTGCTGTTCTCGTCGCTGGCGGGCACCGTCGGTTCGGCCGGGCAGGCCAACTACGCGGCGGCGAACGCCTACCTCGACGCCCTGGCCGCGTACCGGCGCTCACGCGGGCTCCCGGCGACTTCGCTGGCCTGGGGACCGTGGGCCGACGCCGGGATGGCGGCGGACGAAGCCGTGCGCGACCGGCTGCGCCGCGGCGGACTGGCGCCTCTCGACCCCGACCTCGCCCTGTCCGCGCTCGACCGGGCCCTCGGTGCCGGGGACGTCGCGGTCGCGCTCGCCGACGTCGACTGGCCGGTCTACGGCCCCGCGCTCACCGCGGTGCGACCGAGCCGCCTGCTGACCGAACTGCCCGAAGCGGCCGGCGAAGCCCCGCCGGTGGCGCTGTCCGGACTGTCCGAAGAGGACATGCTGACCCTGGTGCGCCGTCAGGTCGCGGCGGTGCTGGGGTACACCGAGGCGGTCGCCGCGGACAAGTCGTTCGCCGACCTCGGGTTCGATTCGCTGACCGCCGTCGAACTGCGCAACCGGCTCGGCCTGGCCACCGGGACCGAGCTGCCCGCGACCTTGATCTACGACTACCCGACCGCCGCGCACCTGGCCCGGCACCTGGCGGGCACGCCGAGCGAAGCACCGGTCGCCGAGCGGGCGGCGGTGTCCACCGAGGACCCGATCGTCGTCGTGGCGATGGGTTGCCGGTTCCCCGGCGGCGTGCGGACCCCGGAAGACCTGTGGGACCTGCTGGTTTCCGGCGGTGACGCGGTTTCCGGCTTCCCCGCCGACCGGCACTGGGACGTCGCGGGCCTCGCGGCGGCCGGGGTCGCCGCGGCCGGCGGCGCGTTCGTCGAGGGCGTCACGGAGTTCGACCCGGCCTTCTTCGGCATCTCGCCGCGCGAAGCCCTGGCGATGGATCCGCAGCAGCGGCTCGTCCTGGAAACCGCGTGGGAGACTTTGGAACGCGCCGGGGTCGACCCGGCCGGCGGTCCGGACGTCGGCGTGTTCCTCGGCACCAACGGGCAGGACTACCCGGCGGTGCTCGCGGGCTCGGGCGAGGACTTCGGCGGGTTCGTCGGCACCGGGAACGCGGCTTCGGTCGTCTCGGGCCGGGTCTCGTACGTGCTGGGCCTGGGCGGCCCGGCGGTCACCGTGGACACGGCGTGCTCGGCGTCGCTGGTCGCACTGCACCTGGCCGCGCAGTCGGTGCGCTCGGGCGAGTGCGCGATGGCGCTGGCCGGCGGCGTGACGGTGATGGCGACGCCCGGCGCGTTCGTCGAGTTCTCCCGCCAAGGCGGGCTCGCGGCGGACGGCCGGTGCAAGGCCTTCGCCGACGAGGCGGACGGCACGGGCTGGGGCGAAGGCGCCGGGGTCGTGCTGGTCGAACGGCTGTCGGACGCGCGGCGGCTCGGGCACCCGGTGCTCGCGGTGCTGCGCGGTTCGGCGATGAACCAGGACGGCGCGTCGAACGGCCTCACTGCGCCGAACGGACCCTCGCAGCAGCGGGTGATCCGGGCCGCGCTGGCGAACGCGGGCCTGGAGCCGTCCGATGTGGACGCCGTCGAAGCGCACGGGACCGGAACGGCACTGGGTGACCCGATCGAGGCCCAGGCGTTGCTGGCGACCTACGGCCGGGACCGCTCGCAGCCGTTGTGGCTGGGTTCGCTGAAGTCCAACATCGGCCACACGCAGGCGGCGGCCGGGATCGCCGGCGTCATCAAGATGGTCCTCGCGCTGGAGCACGGCGTGCTGCCGAAGACCCTGCACGCGGACCGCCCGTCGCGGCACGTCGACTGGGCCAGCGGCGCGGTCGCGCTGCTGACCGAGACCCGGCCTTGGCCGCTTTCGGAACGGCCGCGCCGCGCGGGCGTGTCGTCCTTCGGCTTCAGCGGCACGAACGCCCACGTCATCCTCGAAGAGCCGCCCGCCGAAGATGTCGTGAGTGAGAAACAGGGTTCTAACCCTGTTTCTCACTCACGACCGGCTGCGGCAGAGTGCGTCGTCTGGCCGCTGTCGGGCCGGTCGGAGGCGGTGCTGCGCGCGCAGGCCCGGCGGCTCGCGGAGTTCGTCGAGGCGTCGGACGTCGCCCCGGCCGATGTCGCCCGTTCGCTGGCGGCCCGGGCGGTCTTCGCCCACCGGGCGGTCGTGACGGGCCCCGACCTGCTCGCCGGGCTGACCGCGGTCGCCTCGGGCGCGAAGCACCCGGGGGTCGTCACCGGGCACGTCGGCGACGGCGCGACCGGGCTGCTGTTCGCCGGCCAGGGCTCGCAGCGCGTCGGCATGGGTGCCGGGCTGTACGCGCGGTTCCCGGTGTTCGCGGACGCGTTCGACGCGGTGTGCGCGGTGCTGGACCCCGAGCTGGATCGGCCGTTGCGGGAGGTCGTGTTCGGCGACGCTTCGGCGCTCGACCGGACGGGGTACACGCAGCCCGCACTGTTCGGGATCGAGGTCGCGCTGTTCCGCCTGCTGGAGTCGTGGGGCGTCCAGCCCGACTACCTCGCCGGCCACTCGATCGGCGAGCTGGCGGCGGCGCACGTCGCCGGGGTGTTCTCGCTGGCGGACGCGGGCAAGCTGGTCGCCGCGCGGGCGGGCCTGATGCAGGCGCTGCCCGGTGGCGGGGCGATGCTCGCCGTGCAGGCCGCCGAGCGGGACGTCCTGGCGGTCGCCGCGGGGCGGGCGGACCTGGCCGCGGTGAACGGGCCGCTGGCCACGGTGCTGTCCGGGGACGCGGCGGCGGTCGCCGAGATCGCCGCCGAGCTGACCGCGCGCGGGGTGAAGTCTAGGGATTTGCGGGTCTCGCATGCGTTTCACTCGGCACATATGGACGCGATGCTCGAGGAGTTCGCCGAGGTGGCGCGCGGGATCGGCTATGCCGGGCCGCGCATCCCCGTTGTGTCCACGGTGAGCGCGGACGCCGACTTCACGGACCCGGAGTACTGGGTGCGGCAGGTGCGCGAGCCGGTCCGGTTCGCCGACGCGGTGTCCAGGCTGCGCGAGGCCGGCGTCACCCGGCTGGTCGAGCTGGGCCCGGACGGGACGTTGTCCGCGCTGGCCGAAGGGTCGGTGCCGATGCTGCGCAAGGACCGTCCGGAGCCGGCGACGGCCCTGCTGGCGCTGGCGTCCCTGCACGTCAGCGGGCCGGCCGTGGACTGGGCACCGCTTTCGCCGGGCGTGCGGCAGGTCGCGTTGCCGACCTACCCGTTCGAGCGGCAGGTGTTCTGGCCGGAGCCGCTGGTGCCGGTGACCTCGCCGGCCGACAGCAAGCAGTACCGGGTGTCGTGGCGGCTGCTCGCGGACCGGCCGCGGGCGGCGCTGACCGGGCGCTGGCTCGTCGTGGTCCCGGCCGGATGTGCCGACGAACCGCTGGTCAAGGCCGTGTTCCCGGCACTGGCCGAGGCGGGGGCCGAGCCGGTGCCGGTGACCCTCGGCGAGCCGGATCGCGACGCGGTCGCCGCCGAGCTGCTCGGTCTCGGTCCGGTCGACGGCGTGCTTTCGCTCCTCGGCCTGGCCGGGCACGCCACCCCTGGTCAGCCGTCGGTGCCGCTCGGCCTGGCGCTGACCACGACCCTCCTCCAGTCCCTCGGGGACGCCGGTGTCGGCGCGCCGCTGTGGTCGGTCACCACCGGGGCCGTTGCCGTCGAAGCCGAAACTCCCGCACATCCGCTGTCCGCCGGGATCTGGGGCCTCGGGCGGGCCGCCGCGCTGGAGCACCCGGACCGGTGGGGCGGCCTGGCCGACCTGCCCGCCGAACCCGGCGAACCCGAGCTGACCCGGCTCGTCGCCGCCCTCGCCGGAGCGGACGGGGAAGACCAGCTCGCCATCCGCCCGGCCGGCACTTTCGCGCGACGGCTCGTGCGCGCCCCGATCGAAGCGCCTGCCGAGCCCTGGATCCCGGCCGGCCCGGTGCTGGTCACCGGCGGTACCGGCGCGCTGGGCGCCGAGGTCGCCCGGTGGCTGGCGCGCACCGGTGCGCCGCACGTCGTGCTCGCCGGGCGGCGCGGGCCCGCCGCGCCCGGCGCCGCCGAACTGGAAGCCGAGCTCAGCGCGCTGGGCGCCAAGGTGACCATCGCCGCCTGCGACTTCGCCGACCGCGCCGCCACCGCCGAGCTGCTCGACTCGCTGCCCGACCTCGACGCCGTCGTGCACGCCGCCGGCGTCCTCGACGACGGCGTCCTGGACTCCCTGACGCCGCAGCGGCTCGCCACCGTCCTCAGGTCCAAAGTGGATTCGGCGATCCACCTCGACGAGCTGACGCGTAACCGCGACCTCTCGGCGTTCGTGCTGTTCTCCTCCCTGGCCGCCACCCTCGGCGCGGCCGGGCAGGGCAACTACGTCGCCGCCAACGCCGTGCTCGACGCGCTCGCCGAGCACCGGGCCGGCCTCGGCCTGCCCGCGACCTCCATCGCCTGGGGGCCGTGGGCCGGCGCGGGCATGGCGGCCGGGAACAGCGCCCGCTCCGAACGCGGCGGCATCCGCCCGCTGACCCCGGAACTGGCCACCGCGGCCCTGCACAAAGCCCTGAGCGGCAGCGAACCCGCCGTCGCCGTGGCCGACGTCGACTGGGCGGTGTTCGCCACCACCGTCCGCACCGCGCGGCTGCTCGACGACCTGCCCGAGGCGCGCCGGGCGCTCGAGATCGCCGTCAAGCCCGAACAGGACTTCCGGGCCAAGCTCGACGCGCTGACCGGCCCCGAGCGGGAGCGCGCGCTGCTCGACCTGGTGCGCGCCGAGGTCGCCGCCGTGCTCGGCTACGCGAGCCCGTCCACAGTGGACCCCGGGCTGGCGTTCAAGGAGCTGGGTCTCGACTCGCTCACCGCGGTCGAACTGCGCAACGGGCTCGCCGCCGTCACCGGCCTGCCGCTGCCCGCGACGCTCGGGTTCGACTACGCCAACCCGGCCGCACTGGCCCAGTACCTCGGCCGCGAGCTCGGCCCGGCGGACCCGGCCGCGGCGGCCGAGGCCGAGCTGGACCGGATCGAAGCGGCCTTCGCCGGGCTGACCGCCGAGCAGCTCGCCGGCACCCGGATCACCACCCGGCTGCAGGCGCTGCTGAGCCGGCTCGGCACGGGCCCGGCGGAAAGCACGCGGCAGAAGCTCGAGACGGCCAGCTCGACCGAGATCTTCGACTTCATCGACAACGAGCTGGGCCTCGCGTGA